A stretch of the Porites lutea chromosome 12, jaPorLute2.1, whole genome shotgun sequence genome encodes the following:
- the LOC140953698 gene encoding uncharacterized protein yields the protein MSDNEAEHEGNPSGVLAGAEEQPEIAQPQVVQPNIRPVANFQRAKFNSRSQRAGESVDSFITDLYGLARYCNFGPLKEELIRDRIVVGLQNRELSEKLQLDSNLTLEKATREIVDVCEVQSNATESPWIATVLVDKKPVNVTLDSGADATVVPYNAFLNIDLKIHLKPTDKVLLDPCNYRMNCKGEFTVTLAYNQTSTKETVYVIESLARPLLSRSAAVKLNLTSRLCELTTDEYKAKVMRDYPQLFEGLCTMKDEHTIELKYDAKPFALNVPRKVPMILYEETKHEIERIIKNEVISPVDLPTEWCGLMVVTLKPDA from the exons ATGTCAGACAATGAAGCCGAACACGAAGGAAATCCTTCTGGCGTATTGGCGGGCGCCGAAGAACAACCTGAGATAGCACAACCACAAGTTGTCCAGCCAAACATTCGACCGGTCGCTAATTTTCAA CGAGCAAAATTTAACTCAAGAAGTCAACGAGCGGGAGAATCGGTGGATAGTTTTATAACAGATTTGTATGGCCTGGCAAGGTACTGCAATTTTGGCCCGCTAAAAGAAGAGCTCATTCGCGACCGTATTGTCGTGGGATTACAAAACCGTGAACTTTCGGAAAAACTTCAACTAGATTCAAATCTCACCCTGGAAAAAGCTACAA GAGAAATCGTGGACGTTTGTGAAGTCCAAAGCAACGCCACAGAGTCACCATGGATTGCAACCGTTCTTGTGGACAAGAAACCAGTTAACGTCACGCTTGATAGTGGTGCAGATGCAACTGTTGTCCCATACAATGCCTTCCTAAACATTGATCTGAAGATACACCTTAAGCCTACTGATAAAGTGCTCCTGGATCCATGCAATTACAGGATGAACTGTAAGGGAGAATTCACAGTCACTCTCGCTTACAACCAAACTTCCACAAAGGAAACCGTATATGTCATAGAAAGCTTAGCACGACCACTTCTGAGTAGATCTGCTGCAGTGAAACTAAACCTTACATCACGATTGTGTGAACTGACAACGGACGAGTACAAGGCAAAAGTGATGCGTGACTACCCACAGTTGTTTGAAGGACTGTGTACCATGAAAGATGAGCACACCATCGAGCTAAAATATGACGCAAAACCCTTTGCACTGAATGTGCCAAGAAAGGTCCCTATGATACTGTATGAAGAAACCAAGCACGAAATCGAAAGGATAATAAAGAACGAAGTGATTTCGCCAGTGGACCTTCCAACTGAATGGTGTGGTCTAATGGTAGTAACCCTTAAACCAGATGCTTAA